A genomic region of Terriglobales bacterium contains the following coding sequences:
- a CDS encoding divalent metal cation transporter encodes MVRFPQAQPPPGTGREILASLRRIGPGLVTGAADLDPSAVVTATVAGAAFGGSVLWVVILCVPFLLTIFEVAARIGTETRQGLLDIVRDNYGRSWALIGAGVTIITNLVVIIADTMAVSEGFAIILRQPRMYFVAGTAFSVWYILIFHDYRRITRALVLISAPLYLYMVAAFLVMPAPAKLLHDILVPHVRTMPDYVEAIVALFGSLLTPYILLWQVSSRSDPGHEPSRADAHLATLVSTLLAFSIIVAAGAVLRLPHPADMTTRQAAEALRPAVGDWGTLVFAIGIIGSGLVALPVLVSSMCYDLAQAVGWKYGLSENPWEAKGFYALISGSMFVAGAAAFLPINPVHALYWAMILAGLCLIPTLAFLVLIGNDRRIMKTTNTVAQNFWIGAAAGGLLAASVAYLWWKI; translated from the coding sequence GTGGTGCGCTTCCCCCAGGCGCAGCCGCCGCCCGGTACGGGGCGCGAAATCCTGGCCTCGCTGCGCCGCATTGGGCCCGGCCTGGTGACCGGCGCGGCCGACCTCGATCCCTCGGCCGTCGTGACGGCGACGGTGGCGGGCGCGGCCTTCGGCGGCTCGGTGCTCTGGGTGGTGATCCTGTGCGTGCCGTTCCTGCTCACCATCTTCGAGGTTGCCGCGCGCATCGGCACGGAAACGCGGCAGGGGCTGCTCGACATCGTGCGCGACAACTACGGGCGCAGCTGGGCGCTCATCGGCGCCGGCGTGACCATCATCACCAACCTGGTCGTCATCATTGCTGACACCATGGCCGTCTCCGAGGGCTTCGCCATCATCCTGCGCCAGCCGCGCATGTACTTCGTCGCCGGCACCGCGTTCTCGGTGTGGTACATCCTCATCTTCCACGATTACCGGCGCATCACGCGCGCGCTGGTGCTCATCTCGGCGCCGCTCTACCTCTATATGGTCGCCGCGTTTCTCGTCATGCCGGCGCCGGCGAAGCTGCTGCACGACATCCTGGTGCCGCACGTGCGCACCATGCCCGATTACGTGGAAGCCATCGTCGCCCTGTTCGGCTCGCTGCTCACGCCCTACATCCTGCTCTGGCAGGTGAGCTCGCGCAGCGACCCCGGGCACGAGCCCTCGCGCGCCGACGCGCACCTGGCCACCCTCGTCAGCACGCTGCTTGCGTTCAGCATCATCGTCGCCGCGGGCGCGGTGCTGCGCCTGCCGCATCCCGCCGACATGACCACGCGCCAGGCTGCCGAGGCGCTGCGTCCCGCCGTGGGCGACTGGGGCACGCTGGTCTTCGCCATCGGCATCATCGGATCGGGCCTGGTGGCCCTGCCCGTGCTCGTCTCCTCGATGTGCTACGACCTGGCGCAGGCGGTCGGCTGGAAGTACGGCCTCAGCGAAAATCCCTGGGAGGCGAAGGGCTTCTACGCGCTGATCTCGGGGAGCATGTTCGTCGCCGGCGCCGCGGCCTTTCTGCCCATCAACCCGGTGCACGCGCTCTACTGGGCCATGATCCTGGCCGGCCTCTGCCTCATTCCCACGCTCGCCTTCCTCGTGCTCATCGGTAACGACCGCCGCATCATGAAGACGACCAACACCGTCGCCCAGAATTTCTGGATCGGCGCCGCCGCCGGCGGCCTGTTGGCGGCGTCGGTCGCGTATCTGTGGTGGAAGATCTGA